The genomic stretch TTAAATATAAAAGGATAATAGAATGCTAAAATACAAACCGCAAACTTTAAAAGAATTATATAAACTAACAGAAAATGAGAATATTTATTTAGGCGATATAGATACAAGCCTTATTAAAGATATGAGCGGATTATTCTCTGGAAGTAAAAGAAAGGATTTTTCTGGAATAGAAACTTGGGATACTTCTAATGTTGTGAATATGAATTCAATGTTTTCTTTTGCATCAAATTTTAATCATAATATAAATAATTGGAATGTATCTAATGTTGAAAATATGGGGTATATGTTTAGGGATGCAGCTAAATTCAATCAGCCTCTTGATAAATGGAATGTTCATAAAGTAAAAATTATGAATTATATGTTTAATGATGCTTTTAGCTTTAATAAGGATATTTCATCTTGGAATGTTGAGAGCGTTAAAGATATGAGTTATATGTTTAGGGGATGCAGCAAATTTAATCAGACGCTCAATAGTTGGAATGTATCTAATGTTGAAAACATGTATTGTATGTTTGTACAAGCTTCGGAGTTTAATCAGCCTTTAAATGATTGGGATATATCAAATGTGAAAGATACATCATATATGTTTTATCTTGCTTCAAAGTTTAATCAGCCTCTTGATAAATGGAATGTTCATAAAGTAAAAAATATGAGTTATATGTTCGGCGGTACTTATAATTTTAATCAATATAATTCTTTAGAAAATTGGGATATTAGCCAAGTTAATTCAATGGAGAATATTTTTCAATTCTGTAATAACTTTAAAAATTTTAAAAATTTGAAATGGACTTTATATTTACATGTATTAGATGATGATTATTATGGTAATGATATTATAAAAAATAATTTAAAAGAAATTTATAAAATATCATCTGAAAGCAAAAATAAAAAAATAATAGCCTTCAAAAGAAAATTAGAAAATACTTATTATGACGAATTAAAAGATTTATCAAACTGCAAAATTTTTACAAGTATAGAAGAAGCAGAAAATTATACCAAAAAGAATTTAAATAAAAAAGATGAAAAGAAAGTTGACTTTATAAAAAAAGCTAATGTATTAATAAAAGATAAATCAAGAGAAGCTGATATAAAAGTAATAAAATACATATACTTAAAATATTTAGAATTAAAGAAATATATTTACCTTATTATTGAAATTGATTCTATTATAGATTTGCTTGATAAAGAAAGTTTTTTGAGCTTTGCTTATGATATTTATAGAGAAACAGGTAAAGAAACAGCACAATTAATTTACGGATTATATGGAGGATACGAAGCATTAGAAAAAATATACAAAAAATACGGAGAATCAAAATTATTTTTTAAGATACTATATTTAAATAAAAAAAATGAATACACAATTAAAATACTATTTAATATATATAATAATGCCCAAAAAATAGCAACAAAAAATAATGCTTTAGACATTTTAATAGAAATTGCAAGAGATAAAAAAATTCCTTTTTATAATTTAGAATTGAAATATAATTCAAATATTGGCTTTGATAAAAACAGCGAAAAAATACTTGATGAGAATTATAAATTAATATTAAACAATGATTATTCTGTAAGTATATTTGATATAAAAATGAATAAAATATTAAAATCAATTCCAAGAAGTTTAGATAATAATAAAAAAGAAGAAATAAAACATATAAGAGAACAAGCTGATAATATGATAAAAAAATTCTCATATATATTAAATAAATTACTTATTGCAGGTGATAAATACGATTATAATTTTTTCAAAGAAGTTTTTATAGATAATCCAATAATGAATAAATTTGACTTATCACTTATATGGAATTTATATGATATAAATAATAATTTTATAACAACATTCAGATATTCAGGAGACGGAAGTTATACCAACTCAGATGATAAAGAAGTAAAAATTGATGATAATACTTTTATAAGTTTGGCAAGCCCTATTGAAATGGAAGAAGAAACTATTACAAAATGGAAAAATCAATTAGAAGATTATGAATTATTGCAGCCTATAAAGCAATTAAGCATAATAAAACTTGATAGAAATAATTTGGAAAATGAAATAAACAAACTACAAAATATAGAAATCGCATACGGCACTTTTAAAGCATTTGGCACTAGATATGGAATGATGTCTTCATATACAGAATACAGGACAATAAAAGAATATAATTTAAGTCTTGATAATAGAGATACTTTTATAATAAAGGCTCAAATTGATGGTGAAGCTGATTATAAGGATAAAGTAAAAATAAATATTGAGTTTAAAAGCGATGAAAACAAAGAAATATCAAAAAGATTTATTTATACTATTCTTGTATTTATGATATGGGATTTTCGTTTAACTAATTTATTTTAAATAATAATAAAAACACTTTTTTAATAATTAATTTTGTAAAGTACAATAGTATTTGAAAATACGATGAAACTATCAATTGACAAACTTAAAAATTTTCAGCATATACTGGAACAATTTTATTTTGCCGATTTTTATCTAAATGTATTCGCTTATTCAAATGCCGAAATATAGTGTGCTTCAATGCCAATATATACAAATATATAATAAATTGAACAAATTAATTTTTTTTGCAAATTATAATTGTTTAGTTATATATTTTAATATATAAAAAATTAAGCATATTACTATTTTAATATCATCATAATAAAAATAATAAAAATACATATTAATATATTGACAATTTTAATTTAAATGTTAGAATACACAAACAATTTGTAAATATCTTATAATTTTCAAGGAGAAAATTGATGAAACTAACTGAATTGGATATTGAAGAAGGTTTTGTTGTTGATAAAGTAGCCACTGACGGTGAAATTAGACAAAGAATTATAGAAATGGGTTTTACTCCGGGGGCTAAAGGCTGGATTGTAAGAAAAGCACCTTTGGGAGACCCTATACAAGTTCATATAATGGATTATGAAATATCTTTAAGAAAGTCTGAAGCTAATGGAATCGAAGTTGATAAATCTAATTTTGAAATAAAAAAAGAAAGAGTATTAAAACCAATTGAACATAAAGAATTAAAAGAAGATGAAGCTTCATTAACTGAAAATAAAAGCGATATAGCCAAGAAGATAAAAGTTCCTTCTAACAATACAAAATTAAAAATAGCATTAGCTGGAAACCCTAATTCTGGAAAAACAACAATATTCAATGCACTAACAGGAGCAAATTATAAAGTTGCAAATTACCCCGGTGTTACTGTAGAAAAAAGACAGGCTAACATGATGTATAACGGATATACTTATGATTTGATTGATTTACCAGGTGTTTATAGTTTAAGTGCTTATTCGCAAGATGAAGTTGTTGCTTGCGATGTTTTACTTAATGAAAAGCCGGATTTTATTATAAATGTTATAGATTCTACAAACTTAGAAAGAAATCTCTATCTTACATTGCAGCTTGTAGAATTAGGTATTCCTATAGTATGCGTACTTAATATGTATGAGCATGCTGAAAAAAACGGAGTTAATATTAATGAAAAAATTTTAACAGAGCTTTTTAAACTTCCAGTAATGAAAGTACATGGCAATAAATACGAAAGTGTTGTTATGATATTAGAAAAAATAGAAGAGATGTACAAATCTGGAAACAAACTTCATCAGGATTCTGCTATAAGATACGGAGAAGAAGTTGAAAAATCTATAGAAATAATTACAAATAAAATGCAGGGTGATATAAGCAATCTTCATAAAAGATGGCTTGCTATAAAGGCATTAGAAAAAGATGAAAGAGCAATTCACTCTATAAGAAGAGAATGCAATAACGGCGGAGATGTTATAGAAACTCTAAATAAAGAAATCATAAAATTAGAAAACTCTATGAATGCCAAAACTGATTCTATAATGGCTGATAAAAGATATTCATATATAAGAGGAGCTTTGCAGGAGGCTGTTCATAGGGATAATATACAGGCATTCAACTTTACTGAGGCTGCTGATGTAATATTTTTAAATAAATGGCTTGGTCTTCCAATATTTTTAGTTGTATTATGGCTTATATTTAAGATAACATTTACAGTAGGGGCATATCCTCAGGGTTGGCTTGAAATGGGTATAGGAGCATTATCTGGTTTTGTAGGCAGTTTACTTCCAGAAGGCAGTTTAATACAGTCGGTTATTGTTGATGGTGTTATAGGAGGAGTAGGTGCTGTATTATCATTTCTTCCGCTTGTACTTATACTTTTTACAGGTATTTCATTTTTGGAAGACTCTGGATATATGGCAAGGGCTGCATTTTTAATGGACAAAATAATGCATAAATTAGGGCTTCATGGTCAGTCATTTATACCTCTTTTCTTGGGTTTCGGCTGTACTATTCCAGCTGTTATGGCAGCACGTACATTAAGAAGTAAAAAAGATAAAGTTGTAACTGTTTTAATTACTACATTTATGAGCTGCGGAGCAAGACTTCCAGTATATATACTTTTTATAGGTGCTTTCTTCGCTCCAAAAATGGCTGCTTCTGTAATGTTCAGCATATATATGATTGGCGTGTTAATGGCATTTATAATGGCATTTATATTTAGAAAAGCATTCTTCAAAGGTGAAGAAACTCCTTTTGTAATGGAGCTTCCGCCATACAGAATACCAAGAGCTAAAGCTGTACTAAGACATATGTTTGACAGAGGACTAATGTACATAAAAAAAGCTGGTACTTATGTATTTGCTGCTTCAATAATTATTTGGGCTTTGATGACTTTCCCTCAATACAAACCTACAGATGCAGATAATCAAAGATTTATGAATGAAGCTAAAACATTGATGGCAAGTCAAGGTTTAGATGTTAATGATGAAGAAGCTGTAAATACTGAGTTTGAAAGATTAGTTTCTTCTGAAGGATTAAAACATAGCTATGCTGGTAAAATAGGTACTTTTATAGAACCTGTATTAAAACCATTAGGATTTGACTGGAGAATAGGAATAGGTCTTGTAGCGGGAGGAGCTGCTAAAGAGGTATTAGTATCTACTATAGCTCAGATTAAATCCATAGAAGACGGAGATGAAGCCGTACTTACTGAATCTTTAAGAAATGATCCAGTATTCAATCCTATAGTAGCTTATACACTGCTTTTATTTGTACTTTTATACTTCCCATGTTTTGCGGCAATAGGAGTAATAGGTTCAGAAATAGGTAAAAAATGGATACCTTTCTTAATGCTTTATACATTGGCTGTTGCATGGATAGTAAGTTTTGCTTTCTATCAAATAGCTGGAAGAATAGCAGGTATTATTTAGACATAAGGATAGTTTTTTAATATAGTGTTTGGCTCAAGGCTTTGCTTATTAAAAGTGAAGTCTTGAGCTTTTTTATTAATTAAACCTTATAGATGAAATAATTTAGAAAATAAATTGTTTTAATTTTATAATTGCCTCTTTAAAAATAAAAAATTTATAAACTTAAAAATTAGTTTGTTAAATTTATTGTTTTTGGTTTTTACTTGCAAATAACTAAAATTTAAAAATATATTTTTGATTAACTATATTTGTTCAGGTATATACTAAAAATTTTTAAGTTTGTCATTTTTTTATTCAACTTTTTCCAACCGCACACCATACTTAACAGTACTTCCTTCAGTCGCAAAAGAAGCGGAGAAGTTATTGCTATATCTTCTAACAGCACTATTGAGGATTTTCCGATTAATAATTTAAGCGGACTTATAGAAAGTATTAATAAACTTGAAGATGACATAACAAAAGCCTTGAATGATACGCCTGCCTCAATTTTATTTGACAAAAGTCTTTCAAACGGATTTAGCGAGGGAGATAAAGACAAAGAAACTGAAATATCAATAATCGAAAGTTTTAGAGAAAATAAACTCACTCCTTTATACAACCTTACTGATTATTATGTTATGCTAAAGGCTTGGGATAGTGCTTTTATTGACGATATGCGTTACAAATATAGCGAATATCAAGACAAAACAGACAGCGAAATATTTAGAAGCTGGGCGGATAATTTCTCATATCAATACGGCAACTTATTTCCAGAGCCTGAGAGCATTACTCAAGACAATAATGCTAAAAAACTTGATAATTTACTTAAAGCTCAGCAATTAGGAGCTAATATAGCAGACATACAAGAAGAGCTAAACGAAAGCGAAATATTTAAGAATGAAATGGAATTAGACTCTCCGCCTCAAGGAATGGACGGAATGGAAGGATCTGAAGATGATGAGGCAATGTTTGATTATACAAAAAATGACAGCAGTATAAAGGCAGATTCTGACGCTTACAGCGGGCAGTCGCCTGATTTTAAGGAAGAAGAACACAAAAGAGATAAAGACGGTAAGTTTACAAAAGGAAGCGGAGAAAAGGATAAACAGGAAGATAAATAGGAAACTAATAACGAAGATTCAAGCAAAGAAGATAAACAAAAAGAAGAAAAAGAAATACAGGATAAAATTGATAAAGTTTATAGTTCCGATTTATCAAAAGCATGTATTTTACCAGAACTAACTACTTTTATTCAAAAAAAATATGGCTTTACTAATAAACAAATTAGCTTAAAAGAGAATATTATAATTAAAAATAATAATAGACATAATGAAATAACAGAAGAATTAGCAAAAGATATTTTATCAAATTCTCTGTATAAACCTGAATCTATTTTGAAATGGAACCCTGAAAAAGAAAATTACCATAATTTTATTACAAGAATAGGAGAAGATAAAAACACTATTGTTCTTTTAGATGTAGATGAAACAAAAGATTATTATGAGATAGTAAATTATCATATAATAGATGATGATGGATTTTTTTGGAAAAAGAAAAAAGATAAAAAAATAAGAAATAAAAAAAGCTAGCGGAGAGGACTCACATTCCCTCTATCGTATCAATTTAGTAAATACTAAATATCACGGCAGTCGAGTGAGATTTTCTGCAGTTCGCACTAGCTCTATATATTTAGTTTAACAAAGTTTTATGATAAGTCAATACGAAAATAAAAAAATATTAAACAGCGATAAACTAACTATAGTATAAATCTTTTTTCATTAATTGATTTTATACTGTAGTTATGCTTAGCTTATTTGATACAGCAAAAAGAATATTAAAATCTTTCTTTGCCGAAAGGCACCTTGCCTACGGCACGCAAAGCGTCGGTGAAGATAATTTATTCAGCATTGATAATATTTTGTCAAATACCGCCATAGGTGTGCCTTCGGCAAAAATTGAGGCACTTGTCAGAGCAATAGATAAAGGCATAAAAAAAGATTATGACAAAGTATTAAAAAGTGTGAATAAAGAAGTGCGTTCTAAATTAAAAAATGAATATAATCAATTTATAAAAAAAGGTGTGTTCAGAATTGCCCCAAGTTTACAGAAATATAAAATTGAAGATTTAAAGCCTGATTTCAGAAAGGAATTAGAAAGCAGAATAAATGTTTCATTATCATATATAACAACTCAAGACAAAAACACAATAGAAGAGATAAAAAACAGATTAATGAACTTTGCCTCAATTCCGCACCCGGACTTTCGTCATAAAAATTTAAAAGAATTAGAGTATGATTTTTGGAATGATGTACTGGGCAGTCGCCAAAAAGCTAAAAAAGTATAAAAATAATAACCTGTATCCAAAGAAATGTGGTCTCTTGCAAAGCCATATATATTAAAAATAAAATATAACTTTATTTTTTAAAAATTATAATTATTTAGGTATATATTAAATCACTTTCTCTTTAAATTTATTATAACAACTTCTGGGTATGCTAATAATCTAAAAGGCATAAGCACCGCCCCTATACCAGAGGTTACATATGCTTTCATCTTTCCATAATTCATAATGCCGTAAATTACTGGAAAATGAGGATATTCTTTATTTTTATTTAAACCTTCCCAAACCCACATAGGAAGAAAACTTATTTGAAGTCCATGAGTATGACCTGATAAAAACAAATCTATAACTTCAGTATATCCTTTGTCTTTTGCTCTTTTTAAAGGTATATTTGGTTCATGCGATAATAATATATGAAAATTATTTGACTTAATATTTTTAGTAGCTGCTTCAAAATCAACCTTATCAGTTAAAAAATCTCCCACACCGCCTATAGATATATATTCTCCCATTTCATTTGTTATAAATGAAATATTATTGTCTATAACTTTAAATCCGTTTGAATATAGAGCATTTGAAACATCATAAGTATTTTCCCAATTATCATGATTGCCTAATACAGCATACTTTCCGTATTTTGCTTCCAATCCTTTTATACCGTTAGCAAATTTCTTTGTATTTTCTTCATCATAATGACTAAACTTATGAGGAGCACTGTAAATATAATCGCCTGCAAATAATATTATATCTGGTTTTTCATTGTTTATCAAAGCAGACATATTCTTTACATGACTTTCAGGTATATAAAGCCCTGCATGCATATCGGCTGCTAAAGCAATTTTTGTATTGTCAAAACTTTCAGGTAAATCTTCAAACTCTAATGTAATATATCTTACTCTCAAAGAATGAGCAGTTTTATACATATACAAAGTTATACAAATAAATAATACTATAACAATTAAAAATATTATCTTATTTCTCTTTGATATTTTTTGTAAAAAATTCATTTTTAATCCTCAAACTCATTATATATTATTATAGTTAGATATTAAAAGAGATAATACAAAAGAAAGTACAGATATAGATATACTAAATAATAAAAACTTCAAACTAAAAGGAATAAGTATAAATATAATCAATACAGATACTACAATAGAAGATAGTAAAGACACTAAATATAATACATTTAATAATACCTTTTTATACCAGCCCATTATAAACTTTGATAAACGCCTGTGAAAAATAGATAGTATTGACGAAGACAGCAAAGATAAAGTAAATGCTAAAGATATTATAAACAAAATAACAATGTTTTTATCTAATCCGCTATGTTCTGTATAATACTCTTCGTTTGCAGATACAGCCCTCAAATTATTACTATTTACAAAATCACTTTTAGCTAAAAGAGAATACATATTATCATTATCAGAAAAAACTATTATACTTTCATTATATGGAGATTTATCGCCTTCTTTTAAGTGTATAAAACTATTCATAGCAGTAATGTCTCCTATAATATCATAATTTCTATCTTTCAAATCATATATACCGCTCACATAAAAATATCCGGTTTCAAGCCAGCCTCTTGAAGCTTTTGCTATTAATGACAAAGCATCTCCTATTTTTAAGTTTAAATAATTAGCCAAATCTTTTCCTATAATGATTTCTCTTTTAGGACTTTCAAATATTTCTCCTTCTATTATAATATTAGATATGCTAAGTCCGCTTTCCAATATATTTTTTTCATAAGTATATACTCTTGAAGCTATACTTCCAGTTCTTATAACTACGCCAACTGGAAAATTAAATACCCTTTCAATTTCTGCATATCTGTCATATGATTCTATTTCTCTATAGAGCATATTATATATATTATCATCTACAGAGCCATTAAATAAAAATGTATTTTCTGAGGTATTATCCTTTACTATCCTCACAATGCTTTCTAATTTTTTATTATTAGAAATATTATTTGTAAATGAAATAAATGACAAATATAATAATATAAAAACTAAAGCATAAGTAAATGATAAACCTATTACTATAAGCAAATTTTTGTTTTTATTATAATTTTCTTCTTTTACTATAAATAGATTCTCTAAAATATTATATTTCAAATTGGACGATAAAACTGATAATATATTTACAGCAAGCATACAGGCATATATATAATTAAATATAAAATCTGTTTTATAATACAGCTTTACAATAATAAAATATATAATAAATGATATTATAAAACCAATAAAAGAAAATAATACTTTGCTTTTTAATAATATTTTATATGTGCGTACTGTATATGAATTAATAAATAAAAATACTGAAAACAATACGAATAAATACACTAATAATATATAAATATTAATTATTTTATTATCTTCACTTATATTATAATTTTCTCCTAAAATATCACTTTTTGAGTATATATAAAAATCATCACCAAAAATAGTTTTAATATCATTATTATAATTATTAAAATCCATTATATTTTTTTTAACATAAACTTCAGTTGCAGCATCTTTCATTCCTATAAAATTATTCAAATTATCAATATCTATTAAAGCATAATTGTAATCTAGTTTTTCTGATATTTCTATAATAGTATATTCTTCAGCATTATAATGACCTGTTTTTGTAATGAGTTTTAGTATAACAGTATCGTTAGTATTAACATCTAAAACAGAAGCTATTGATTTACTTATTATTATAGAATTACTTGAATCAAAATTTTTTGCTGTTTCATTCTTTAATATATCAAAAACTTCATTATCGTTTTTTATATCAATACCATTTATAACAATCTCTTCTTCGCCTATATATGATATAAGACTAGCACGATATTTTAGCCTTGCAGTTATAGGATTTGATTTAAATACTTCTTTTAATTTATTCACCTTATCTTTATAATCATATATATAGTACTCATCTAAAGCATAGTCTCTTGAGTTTTTATAATTTGTATTCATTATATTAATATAGCTTAAAGATGTATCAGTGTCTTTATTAGTAGAATAATTTATAGTTAAAAATGCAGTTAAAGTTATTATTATAGATATTATTAATGTTAATATATTACTCTTTATCATAATTTACCTATTATCCAATACAAAAATTATTTAATTTTTATGATTATATCTTAATAAGCATTTTTGTAAATAGTAAATATTATTTTTTGATAATGATAGATTTTTTAATAAAAAAACAAATTATAATATTATAATAATGAAGAAGCCCTATTAGTGTCAAACAAGATAATTTTTGTAACTATAAAAAATGTTTCTGTAGTACTTTTTTCTCTGCCTTCTCTCTCTTCTAAATATCCCTCAGCCTTGAGATAAACTTTTGTAGGACCTTCAAAATTAAAACTTAAAAACTCTCTTTCAAGATTA from Brachyspira murdochii DSM 12563 encodes the following:
- a CDS encoding BspA family leucine-rich repeat surface protein, coding for MLKYKPQTLKELYKLTENENIYLGDIDTSLIKDMSGLFSGSKRKDFSGIETWDTSNVVNMNSMFSFASNFNHNINNWNVSNVENMGYMFRDAAKFNQPLDKWNVHKVKIMNYMFNDAFSFNKDISSWNVESVKDMSYMFRGCSKFNQTLNSWNVSNVENMYCMFVQASEFNQPLNDWDISNVKDTSYMFYLASKFNQPLDKWNVHKVKNMSYMFGGTYNFNQYNSLENWDISQVNSMENIFQFCNNFKNFKNLKWTLYLHVLDDDYYGNDIIKNNLKEIYKISSESKNKKIIAFKRKLENTYYDELKDLSNCKIFTSIEEAENYTKKNLNKKDEKKVDFIKKANVLIKDKSREADIKVIKYIYLKYLELKKYIYLIIEIDSIIDLLDKESFLSFAYDIYRETGKETAQLIYGLYGGYEALEKIYKKYGESKLFFKILYLNKKNEYTIKILFNIYNNAQKIATKNNALDILIEIARDKKIPFYNLELKYNSNIGFDKNSEKILDENYKLILNNDYSVSIFDIKMNKILKSIPRSLDNNKKEEIKHIREQADNMIKKFSYILNKLLIAGDKYDYNFFKEVFIDNPIMNKFDLSLIWNLYDINNNFITTFRYSGDGSYTNSDDKEVKIDDNTFISLASPIEMEEETITKWKNQLEDYELLQPIKQLSIIKLDRNNLENEINKLQNIEIAYGTFKAFGTRYGMMSSYTEYRTIKEYNLSLDNRDTFIIKAQIDGEADYKDKVKINIEFKSDENKEISKRFIYTILVFMIWDFRLTNLF
- a CDS encoding metallophosphoesterase; the protein is MNFLQKISKRNKIIFLIVIVLFICITLYMYKTAHSLRVRYITLEFEDLPESFDNTKIALAADMHAGLYIPESHVKNMSALINNEKPDIILFAGDYIYSAPHKFSHYDEENTKKFANGIKGLEAKYGKYAVLGNHDNWENTYDVSNALYSNGFKVIDNNISFITNEMGEYISIGGVGDFLTDKVDFEAATKNIKSNNFHILLSHEPNIPLKRAKDKGYTEVIDLFLSGHTHGLQISFLPMWVWEGLNKNKEYPHFPVIYGIMNYGKMKAYVTSGIGAVLMPFRLLAYPEVVIINLKRK
- a CDS encoding ABC transporter permease family protein; translated protein: MIKSNILTLIISIIITLTAFLTINYSTNKDTDTSLSYINIMNTNYKNSRDYALDEYYIYDYKDKVNKLKEVFKSNPITARLKYRASLISYIGEEEIVINGIDIKNDNEVFDILKNETAKNFDSSNSIIISKSIASVLDVNTNDTVILKLITKTGHYNAEEYTIIEISEKLDYNYALIDIDNLNNFIGMKDAATEVYVKKNIMDFNNYNNDIKTIFGDDFYIYSKSDILGENYNISEDNKIINIYILLVYLFVLFSVFLFINSYTVRTYKILLKSKVLFSFIGFIISFIIYFIIVKLYYKTDFIFNYIYACMLAVNILSVLSSNLKYNILENLFIVKEENYNKNKNLLIVIGLSFTYALVFILLYLSFISFTNNISNNKKLESIVRIVKDNTSENTFLFNGSVDDNIYNMLYREIESYDRYAEIERVFNFPVGVVIRTGSIASRVYTYEKNILESGLSISNIIIEGEIFESPKREIIIGKDLANYLNLKIGDALSLIAKASRGWLETGYFYVSGIYDLKDRNYDIIGDITAMNSFIHLKEGDKSPYNESIIVFSDNDNMYSLLAKSDFVNSNNLRAVSANEEYYTEHSGLDKNIVILFIISLAFTLSLLSSSILSIFHRRLSKFIMGWYKKVLLNVLYLVSLLSSIVVSVLIIFILIPFSLKFLLFSISISVLSFVLSLLISNYNNI
- the feoB gene encoding ferrous iron transport protein B, whose translation is MKLTELDIEEGFVVDKVATDGEIRQRIIEMGFTPGAKGWIVRKAPLGDPIQVHIMDYEISLRKSEANGIEVDKSNFEIKKERVLKPIEHKELKEDEASLTENKSDIAKKIKVPSNNTKLKIALAGNPNSGKTTIFNALTGANYKVANYPGVTVEKRQANMMYNGYTYDLIDLPGVYSLSAYSQDEVVACDVLLNEKPDFIINVIDSTNLERNLYLTLQLVELGIPIVCVLNMYEHAEKNGVNINEKILTELFKLPVMKVHGNKYESVVMILEKIEEMYKSGNKLHQDSAIRYGEEVEKSIEIITNKMQGDISNLHKRWLAIKALEKDERAIHSIRRECNNGGDVIETLNKEIIKLENSMNAKTDSIMADKRYSYIRGALQEAVHRDNIQAFNFTEAADVIFLNKWLGLPIFLVVLWLIFKITFTVGAYPQGWLEMGIGALSGFVGSLLPEGSLIQSVIVDGVIGGVGAVLSFLPLVLILFTGISFLEDSGYMARAAFLMDKIMHKLGLHGQSFIPLFLGFGCTIPAVMAARTLRSKKDKVVTVLITTFMSCGARLPVYILFIGAFFAPKMAASVMFSIYMIGVLMAFIMAFIFRKAFFKGEETPFVMELPPYRIPRAKAVLRHMFDRGLMYIKKAGTYVFAASIIIWALMTFPQYKPTDADNQRFMNEAKTLMASQGLDVNDEEAVNTEFERLVSSEGLKHSYAGKIGTFIEPVLKPLGFDWRIGIGLVAGGAAKEVLVSTIAQIKSIEDGDEAVLTESLRNDPVFNPIVAYTLLLFVLLYFPCFAAIGVIGSEIGKKWIPFLMLYTLAVAWIVSFAFYQIAGRIAGII